Within Myceligenerans xiligouense, the genomic segment CGGACTCCGGGAGTTCTACGTCGCGCCCTACCGTCGCACCTTCGCGCGCGCTCAGCGCGAGGAGGACGACCTGTTCACCCTCATCGTGCTGTCCGAGGCGCTCGGGGTGCCCAACCCGGCGTCGTACTACACGATCGAGCTGCTGCCGCTCCTCCACGAGCGGGTGCA encodes:
- a CDS encoding cory-CC-star protein; this encodes MSTVRRWWRGLSDGLREFYVAPYRRTFARAQREEDDLFTLIVLSEALGVPNPASYYTIELLPLLHERVHEWHTRMGMDRSPLENVACC